The genome window TGGTCTATTTCTAGGATCAATTCTTTGATAACGACTAGAATTAATGATTGATCAGTAAGTATAACACATTCTAAAACTGGGAAAGAATGAACAGCATGTCTGTGACGATCTGGTTTTCATAGAACTGAAGTAGACAAACGGTACAATCTATATTAGTACACAAAATCACTCGGTATCTTTAACATGTGTTTAGAAGACGATCCCATTTCATGACAGTGGCATAGGTACCATGGGATTTCTAACCATGTAAGATAATTCAAACCGCCTTCATCAACTTGTATCATTAGtatatttcatatattatttattgtataGAGAGATTCATACCGACAATTATAACATAACATTGACTTTGAAACAATGGATTCTCAAGTAAAGTTTAATCTTCAACAATATTACTCGCTGTTCACACAAAATAATTAAGCagcaacaaaaaaaaatgcaGATAAAGCTAGTTCAAGATTTGTACAATTCCAATTGGGAGGACATTTACGTATCGCTTGACTAACAGGACTTTCAAGGTGGATAGtctaaaataaaaacgTGCGAGATATTACTATTaagattattaaaaaaaattagaataGAAAAGCATGTTTCGTCTGTATATTTCCTGATTTTAGAAACCTCGATATTACCATCTGCTACTAGGGTTATAACGGACTTCACTTAAACGTCAACTTTATTCAGTTATTGGATTACTGTTTCATTCCGATTATTTTTCATACGCAAATGTAAAGAAATGGGTGAATGGGatgtatataaaatgaGAAGTACAAAAAACAACCCAAATGTCGAGAGGGATTTACATCAATTAAGAATCTATTTGCGCTGCAACAATACTCTTCtgtaaaaaaatatttcgtgttctaaaaatttttgTCCAACAAAAGTTATGTCGTATTTTTTTCCGTTTGTTGATAATACGTTGTTGATCTTTTATTACTCATTCTGCATGTATGCCCTGCAGTTTTTCAACTTTCCTCTTCTGTAATACGATCCCCATTGATTAAATAAGGTTTGGGACAGAAAATTTAAGATATCTCCCAAGTGAGGACTTTTTGCAAACAAACCCGCGTATTAAAGCTAGATCTGTATGATGTTACGTATTGATTGATTATTTGTGCATTAGTTATCACGTTCTCTAGGGATCCCTCTCTTGTTGCCCGATTCATTTTCCATACTGTCGGTACATTGTCGCAGAACATAACATATTGACTCTTctgttattgaaaaaaaaatcccataaaacattttttacGTTCTCCGTAACTATTTCTTTCGTGTCTTCTCAGCTACTTTTACTGAAATGTCCTTCATAGAACATGCTGTTAACAGAAAAAGGACCGTCTTTTGCGTACATTTCTCAGGACGATTTTAGGTTGCGTTGGATGATGGTATGATGATGATACCAAGTTCAGCAGCTGAGTTAAGATCCaacataatttttttgaatgttTCATTGTTCAGTATTTGACAAGTATGtagaatttcttttttccGTCTTTGTAGAGTTCCTTTACTTGCAAGTATGTTAGAAATAGGTAAATGACATCATTGTGTAATTCtctaaaattgaataaaaaaggatgataatttattatcctCCTCTAAGTTGTCCATACCTTAATTTATTACTAcactttttaaattttcaagatATTCTTAATGACGTAACTAATGTCTTTCTGCTCATTTTATGTGAAAACGTCATTTTGTACCGTAATGtactaattttaaatattgacTCGGTTGTATGCAAGAAATATTGCGTGGTATGACATAGTAAGGTGATCTAGATCGTCAGCAAACATCGATTGACATCGTTAAAAATTATACTATCGTAACATTGAGCATGAGCTTGAATGGATAAAGAAagtttgaaaatgaaaaagagGTTATGTCAGATATAGTAAActatattttaaataactCAGGCCGGAGGGAAATGGGTCCGAAACTCTAACGGATCTTAATTTGTACTATAATAATGGTATTTAATGTCTGAATGTCAACATCGTCGTTATCGCTCgtataatcaaaaaaaacagTTATGAGTGTAAATTATACTCAAACTTTATGtctttatttttctattataaattataaaaatggAAACGTTACTAACTACAGTATGTTATGTGATGTCTCTCGCACTTCTCCCTTATCTGTCACCATACTAAAGTATTATGAATCTTTTATGTTTAATATAACGTCCGCAAAAAAATGGATCCATCCAACTATGATGGTTGTTGTCTACAATGgtacaaaaaaaatatgcaaGCTGTATATActgatttttattttaaaaatcaaatagtAATGAATTGAAACTAGTCCAATGAATGATTTCTTGAAGTCGGCAGTTCAATTCTCCTTCCATCTTTTACCACAATTAACGCATTTATAAAAAGTGGTCATAGGTTCATCCGCTGATCTGATTTGCAATTGGAAGAAATACGCGCTTTCACCACCACATTTATCATAGTTTGGACATTGAACTTTGGTTTGGTCAACGTTATCCCAACCACCACCTAATACATCATCAAtctcttttctttctaACTTCTTCCTATCGTAAACCTCAATATTTTCGATTGGAAACTCATATGGGCATGAATGGCATGTTAATTTATGGACACTACTATCAGCGTTAGAAATAAGTAACATGTTGTTACATAGCGGACAAAAAGACAGCATTCTAAGAAAAATCTGATTATGTCGTCAGTAAACGCTTCAATATGTCTAGCTATTTGGTTCAAAATAAAGCAAACTAATGTTATTCCTTCTTGGCAAATAGTTCCTTATACTATCAGGAATATTTCTATTCCTGCATCCTGTATTATCTCTTTCATCTTAAATTAATCTTAttaatatacatataactttgatattgatgcactaaatttttcattttttcaaaatgtgATGAGaaaaacatatttttttaacatcGTGCGAATATCGCTTCGCGCTGAATCCCTtctaaaaattatttttcacatataaataatgcTAATATCGAATATAGAATTGTTTTAAATGCTCTCCTGATCAGACAATATCAAAGAACATCGCCCATcacaaatttaaataataagtattactattttaaacaaaaaaattgattagttgaacaattaaattatttattatttttagcAAATTCAGTTTTTGCATGCGgaatataaatatggttacagtatatataaatgattattaatgttattatatGCGATGGTTTTATCTTCTAAAATGATTTATAAGTGACTTCtatgaaaaaataatcaattttcaaattcacATGTGTTTGTATATATGCATTTTTTTTAGAAGATTAACACCAGAAGTTGTACACTCTCACCCAAAATGGtgaattttttaacttttctttattttcagCATCCTCTTGTCTAATTAAATCTGGATCATAAATTCTTCTGTGAGCATCTAGATCAATTTTGGATAAGTCAGTTAGAATTGTCCATTCTTTATTGTAGACCGAGTAAACAATGTAGAAGAAAACCCAAATTGGCATGGCTAAGtaattttcaaagaatGATTCAGCGCTAACTGCACCTCCACTACCTGGGGGAGATAATGCAACCCAGAATTGAGCaattaaaactaaaacaCCGAAAATAGAACCAAACCATGAACCATAGATACCAGCAGTGGCTTTGTAACCTACTTCATCGATATCCTTATTTTGAACCTTCATAGCTAGTCTGAAACGAACGTGTGAAAACATAATGCCCGTCCATGTGAAAACTTCACTTAAACCAGCAATGGCTGCTAACCAAGTGAATACTTGTTCCTCTTTATCAGAACTTGCAACAAAAGCAATGCAACCAAAAACAGCACAGAGAAGTAGCGCAACTAAAGGCCTACCTTCTCTGTCAATATAAGTTAGAGCCTTTGGAGCATAACCTTGTTCAGCTAATGATGCTAATAATCTTGGACTGGCATATAGGGAAGAGTTTGCGACCGAAACAACGGAAATTAGAATGACGGCATTGATGATATGTGGAACAACCTTCACACCATGAATAGATGCCGCTAAAACATAAGGGGAAGCATGAGTTGAAGAGCCACCTGCACCCATCAATTGATCGCTGTTGTGAGGAACATTGAAAccaattaaaatcattgtTAGTAAATAAATGACTAGAATACGGTAGATCGATTTCTTTGCAGCTGCTGGAGTAGCTTTTCTTGGTTCGGCTTGCTCGTTGACGGATAATACGTACAATTCAGTACCACCGTAAGAGAAATAACCAGCAACTAAGACGTAACAAATACCTTTGAATCTTGAGGTTGGGCCACCTTCAGCGAAAGAACCTGGCGTATGCCAGTATTTGCCGCCGATATATCCATCATTGCCAGCACCACCACAATTTACGACAATagagaaaatgataaaccCACTGATCATTAAGATCTTACATagattgaaaatgaattcaGTTTCACCATAAGCTTTAACACCGATGAAATGGATAAGTAATAAGAAAACGTAAAATATGACGACAAAAATATCACCATTTAAATCAGTCCAATATTGAATGGTCAGTGACGAGGTGATTAATTCTAAAGGTAATACTGTAATCCATTGGATACAGAATAACCAAACTGTAGCAAAACCCCATGATTTCGAAATGAAAATAGATTGATAAGTATTGAAATTACCAGGTAGAGTTGGATAAGTAACAGCCATTTCACCGGCTGCTTGGATCATAAAATAGAcaataaaagaaacaatGACATAACCAATAATTAATGAGGCGGGACCACCGTAAGCTAAACTTTTAGCATTAGCAACTAATAAACCGGTACCAATACCTGTGCCTAAGGACATCATGATGACATGTCTTGcttttaaagattttttcATGTACGATTTGGACTGAATTGACGCGGTACCATCTTCCAAATCAGcagatttttcatttaaattaccATGCTCAGCCCTCTTAAAAGAATCTATGAAATTTCTATAATAACTTGTGTTTTTTCTATGTGATAGGCTTCGGTTCTGCGAGCTTGCTATACTTATGTCATCGTCATTAGTAGAAGCTAAATTATTTGCATAATCTAGTGACGAATTATTTATCACTGAAAAATCAGGACTTTTTTCATGTTTACCAACGAAATCAGACATTATTAAACTAATAACGATATATAATATCTGTTTTGCGTGTTATCTATATATGGTATATCTAATTTACCAAGTAATCTCAGGATAAGAATGCATTGCCAACCGTTTTTTTCTCCAAAATAGAATGTGATTTTAAggaatattaaattaatcaaaaagAATTACCTTATATATGGAAatgtttttcatttaattaaCATACTGGCATTTGATGATTGACGAATTCTCATTGTAATATATCAGTAGActttcaatataatttccTAAAATGAGTTATAAATGCTTAATTTAATGACATGGTTGGACCACTATAGTTTTTTTCTCTTACTCATTATGATGGAAAGTAGTCGAGCTAGTGAGttgatttgaattcaaatgtTAAGAACCCTGGGCACTATTAATTCTAATCCctgaaaaaagaaatgcTTAGTAGCGTTGAGATcagaaagagaaaagagTGAGCGGATGAAGTTGAGTCGACATCGAGGAAAAACAATAAGCGCCTTTAAATTGTCTGTTTTGGATTGAATccattttgaaattttgtaCTACACTACCGTAATAGCACAAGCGTAGAATCAGTGCTGACTAACGAACTAATATTggaaaaaatgaaaaaaaataaatcgATCTCGAAATTGTGGGAACTACAAGATCAGTCCCACTAGTAAAAAGGGTGCAGAAACCAAACAGTGGTCGAGTGTTGCCTCTCCTGTACCGCTGTCATTTCTTGTTTGTCTTTCCGATACCGGCGCCGTTTTCTTCTTACACCGCCTTTTTTTAGAACCAAAACAACAATACGGAGCTGCACAGTACACATCAGTACATAGGTGCCGCAAAGAATGAAGAGATGGTAAAACTTTTTGACTCATAGAAAAATACTGGTGAGATACTCCGTTAAGGGGCAAAAGCTCGTAACAAGAAACGTGTAAGAAAAGACTTTTTTTGACTGGGTGACCAACAGAAGCAATTACCAATCTCAAGGCTTCGTGTGCCGGTATTTAGTTGAATGTTTCACAAACAAACCGTAACCCGCCTGGAACGGCATTCCTGAACATACGGTATTTTGTTAGCAAGATAGAGAATAACCCAGTAGCTTACGATATAGGCGTAGCACAATTTTACATTACCAGTCCTACACCATTTTGTAACAGTACAATAGAAACACACTAAATGTGTTGCAGGACAAACGGCTTTTTGCTACACTAGAACATGGACCTCTAGCAATTTATGATAAAATAGTGTATCTACTTGCAGAGACGTTGTTGGGGAGCATGTTGTATGGTTTCGCTTGCAAGGGTAATCGGTACTGGGTTTTAGGCACGATAATAGCACAGAGTGAGAGAAAGGGATTTTTATGTATCGCTTCTCGTTCTTTTTCTGTCGCTCGTTCTGATTGTAGCTACTGTGGCGTGGTAAAGAGGCGCGATCTACCACCCTTCGTTACAAACCCGGAAAGTACCAAAAAGCGGCAAGAACTACATACATGCctcaaataataatagttcGGTCCTCCATCTCAATATACCCTGACCATTAAGTTATTCTTTCTTGGTCAGGTGCtctgtttttttctttgctaaataaaaatacgGGTAACGATTTATTTCTTAGGCACGTGATGGAAATATAAACTGTATATAAATGTTACCCCATTATTACCCAACTACATTTGATTTTATCCATTAAGATATCAATTTATCACGTGATCTAGATTCCACTAAAACATGCAGTGCCAATGTATGTTTTTCTAAAGTTCTCGTCGGAACTAGAAAGAGTGGTCTTCTACAcatagttaaataatccTCTATTCATAAAGCACCCACCCTCCCTCCAGCTAAGAAAAGCGTGTACTTTTTCTCACTTGCGGCTTTTTCCCTAACACAAGTTGTATGCGTATGTTAGTTCACACTTCAAACCCATTATTCTTTTACTCGCAGTCACGTTTTGGTTCCCAGTTCAGCTTCCAGTAATTGATCTTTACCCTCTAAACAATACAAGATAGTACATTAATAGTAAttatgatattattatggCTGCAAGTATAACCCTTTCATACTTCTTTAAAGAAACTTGtaaatgaataatttaatgCTTTATATCACAAGTTTAATATGTTAGCATCTGCAGGCCTGCAGGTTAAATGTTACTAGGATTAATCAAAGTCGAAGAAACATCTTCTCTAACTACCTGAGCAGTTTTtttaagaagaagaacTATTTTAATCTAACAGCTCATTGTACTTAGTAATCTTTTGTTAACCTCTAATTGAACTTATTGTTATACAATAAAATACTTCACAATTTACTACTGATGTAaagttttttctttgacattcatatatatataaacattgttgatattttattttctaattaaAAAGTTACAATTACCTCTTGACTTATTGTTGTGGTGTTAAAAATCTTACTTCGTTACATTACATATTCTTTCTTATTTATAGTTATTGTTACTCTTGAAAAACTGAAAACTAcatatatcattatcaaatataaatataaacataaaCATACATAAAAATGGCTAGAAACTTTTTCGTCGGTGGTAACTTCAAGTTAAACGGTTCCAAGCAATCTATTAAGGAAATTGTTGAAAGATTAAACAATGCTTCCATGCCAGAAAACGTTGAAGTCGTTATCTGTCCACCAGCTGCTTACTTAGACTACACTTCTTCTTTAGTCACCAAGAAGCAAGTTTCCGTCGGTGGTCAAAACACCTACTTCAAGGCTGCCGGTGCTTTCACTGGTGAAAACTCCGTTGAACAATTAAAGGACTTAAACGTCAAATGGGTTATCTTAGGTCACTCtgaaagaagaagttaCTTCCATGAAGATGACAAGATCGTCGCTGAAAAGACCAAGTTCGCTTTGGACAATGGTGTCAGCGTCATCTTATGTATTGGTGAAACCttagaagaaaagaagGCCGGTATCACTTTAAAGGTCGTTGAAAGACAATTAGACGCTGTCATTGCTGAAGTCAAGGACTGGACTAACGTTGTTATTGCTTACGAACCAGTCTGGGCCATCGGTTCCGGTTTAGCTGCTACTCCAGAAGATGCTCAAGATATCCACCACTCCATCAGAAAATACTTAGCTTCTAAGTTAGGTGACAAGGTTGCTGATGAAACTAGAATCTTATACGGTGGTTCCGCTAACGGTTCTAACGCTGTCACTTTCAAGGACAAGGCTGATGTCGACGGTTTCTTAGTTGGTGGTGCTTCTCTAAAGCCAGAATTTGTTGATATCATCAACTCCAGAAACTAAgttaattttgtttaaatgcttatttttttaaactgtaaaaattttaacTCTTTTCTCTCACATAGCTAATGTTCacaaaaatcaataatttatatatttatatatgtatatatagatTAACAAATcacatatatttatgattatatgaaattaatagaaagtatcaaaaacaaaactatttctatatataagaaagaGATGCAAGTTGATTATAAGTATAAACATTAAGATCCTTCATCATCGTTATCGTCATCCATCCATTATTCCATTAATACCAACAACGTCAATTGAAACACTTTAGCTTAAATGAAGTTTACTATTATAGGTATTCATATAAGTTACGAAATTAAGTAAAAAATGATTACTAGAATGTCTTTCAACTTATAAACTGCCTATTAAGGCAACGtattttttcaaacaaaaatttcGTAATGTGCAACCAACAAATATTCCACTACAAATTACCGTAATAACGAAAAAATAACCTGCAATTTcagaaatttcatttaacGTGTTCGTTTTACCACACACACTCTCTCTCTATTATTGTTCGATAACCCACTCAGCAATTGCTTATTATGTAAGATATATAACAAACTGTCTTAATGgaaaattcatttattgaTGGCTACTATTAGCTGCAGAATTTAGTAAATGGTATATGCTCTCTATGTACTGAAAAAAATCAGTAATTgcaaaaaattatttcgTTCTATTACTTGCTGTTTTTTTTACAATTTAGAGCGTTCTTTCTCTCCCTTACTATAGTTTCTTGTCAAGCTCTTAATTATATAGTACTAATAGCATTTCTTACTTGCCTGGCAAATTTATTGTGTTTAAACCAGTGAATTTCTTGGATTTGGCGTTCATGCACtagtattatattttgcatACGGATTTATCTTACCTTATTTGTAATTACGCATAGTACCATATATGTCTCGATCTAATGTTATATTCAGTAAgctaatatatatatatatctatgtaTATCTATGAATGTATGCATTTATGTATGGGTTAGTTATTATAGGTTTGGACCGTGGTAGTATTTCATTGAGCATAATTAGCACTGATAAGACTGATACTACTAGTGGATCTATTGCACATAAATATTCTAGAATCGTTCAATTGAGATGCTACGGTTTTCGAAAAAGTCccattcaaatttaaaggataataagaaaagacattcttctttttttgatttaaattcatttgatACAAATAACGTTGAGAACGGGAATAAAAATTCGAAAAATGAGAGTAAAAAAGGGTCTAAAAATGAGAAAGCTGTTTTTGTAAACAACCTACAACAATATAGTAAACAAGATAGTTCTGTCcagcaaaaaaatatgcaaCATGAACGTGAGACTGCAAATTCCATATTAAGGGAGCCTAAAGAAAAATCgaattcaaaaacaaaaagacAAAGTACAATTTTAGATGAGAATATTGTCAAAGATTACCATTTAGCCATCAAACATTTCAATATGGAAGATGAAAAGAGAACTTCTCTcgaatataaaatttcaaatgaGAAACATTCAAAATCTGGATCGGTAGATTCTAATTTCAGTAGCGCTACTATGGATTCTAACATGTCTTCTTTATTCTCTTCTTCTGCAACAGTATCGCTTAGGGATTTCCTAtatgaagaatttgaaactaATAAATTTCTAAGTAAAACTCACCAaacatataataatgataactGTAACAGTGTTACTGGAAAAAAAGCATTCTTGGAAATTCCAGATGATAGACATAAGAGTGCAAAATGGCGTAAAATAACAGATaaagagaaaaataaaattcataGTGAAAGCAATATAGATCATTTTGATTACCATAGAAGGACGGAATTGGAATTCTAGAGCTCTAGCCATAAGCCAAATCGCACTTATaaatttctattatttaGCGGTTTGCCATACATTAATATTCATGCATTTattcattcattcattcattccttattaattcattgataGATTTAGTCAATCATTTGACTTCAATCCAAAATAAAACCTTTAATTGGACTCTAATTTTGGTATTTGagattttaattcattaagGGACCCttaaatatctatataataattatagttttctatatttttatcattaagTTATATCATTAGGTTTTTTACCTTCATCACATTATATAGTTGTATCTTGAAACTTTTCTGTTAATTCCACGTTGGGAGTCACTAAATAAAATGTAAACAAAATCATACGCGgttaaatttcaaataacaaatatataacgATCACTATAAGAtaaaatcaacaattttgtaattattCACAATAAGATTAATGAGATATTTTTCATAGAGATTGTTTACAGTTACTGCGTCTTTGATAATAAGATAAGGTATGCTATTATaaattgttcttttttcattatgAATAATCCTAAATTCCAAAATAAACCTTTCAAACCACCTAGAAGGATAAATACTTTGAATCACGATACAACCAAAATAAATGTCACCAGCGATTctgaaataaataaaaacgGCATATTCAAAAGGAAATCAGCTAATGATACCATTGATACTACTtttcaagaaaaaaagataaaagtACATAAAATTGACGATCGTTTTCCATTGTCAAGAGACATCTCATCGATATTTGCCACAGTGTATAGGAAAAAAACACTTAAGAAAAACAAAGTTTGGACAAATGACGGTTTCTGTATTCTAAAAAATGACAACAGACTAAACTTTTACGATGATGCTGGGAACTTTATATCAGGTCTGGATCTCAAATTAACTACTGATTCTCtttttgatgaattattcAAGATTGGGTCCTTGGAATTACAAattgattataaaattGAGGATCCTGaagaaaccaaaaaaactgttagtattatttttgGAAGGAAAGCTGATAATACTATAAATAGTAGTAGtctaattaaaaataacagCACTGTTGAAAGCCACAATGATGGAAATAGTAACTATGTTAATACAAATCAATCAAAGAATCTTCTAAATGCAACAACCTCCACTACGACATCTGatataaatagaaaattaattgcttcaaaagaaattattaaatcatttcaAACTAAAATCAATAACACTTCTAAATCACATCTTGTCCCTCTATCGCAACTCTTTGCTAAAAAGACCACAGCTTCATTTCGccaaatattaataagGTCAGAATCGCATACTCCTTTGACAACACCTAGCTCAAATATTTCGTCTGATAAtcagaaaatatttcttcctgtatttgatttgaataaaatttctGATCCCATCGTAATGAATAGATCGAAAGATGCACTAGTTGATGTTATAGTAGATCCCATTTTAGGAAAATTATTAAGGCCGCACCAGAGAGAGGGTGTGAAATTCATGTACGATTGTATGATGGGGTTACAAAGGCCTTCAACAACTATTGTCAAAAATACTGATGATGATGGTGATTCTACTTCAAAATCATTGACCTTAGAATATGATTCTGATATTAAAGGTTGCTTACTAGCTGATGAGATGGGTTTAGGGAAAACTTTGATGACAATTACATTGATCTGGACTTTACTAAAACAAACTGCATTTCCAACAAACGTTGCCGTTTCTCAATCAGGAGTTCCCTTACATGGTGCATACAAAAAGTTCATTATTGTTTGTCCCGTCACATTAATTGGTAATTGGAAAAGAGAATTTGGTAAATGGTTGGGGTTGTCAGCAATTGGAATTTTAACCTTATCGCCAAAAAATAACTCTGAAAAAGATAAGATGGATGTCAGAAACTTTTTAAAGGTCCAAAGAATTTACCAAGTCTTAATAATTGGTTacgaaaaaatattaagtgTGTCAGATGatctttttgaaaataaagataaaatagaTATGATTATTTGTGATGAAGGTCATAGACTAAAAAATGgttcttcaaaaattctTAATGCTTTAAAAAGATTAGATGTCGAAAACAAAGTACTGTTATCAGGAACACCAATTCAAAATGATctaaatgaattttttaCGATTATAGATTTCATTAATCCTGGTATTTTAGGTTCATTTAATCActttaaaaagaaatttataaCTCCAATAACTAGAGCTAGAGATGTGAACAATCGTTACAATGAGGATATTCTATCAATAGGATCGGAGAAATCTAAAGAAATGATACAGATCACCAAGAGATTTGTATTACGAAGGACAAATTCACTATTGACTAAATACTTACCTCCAAAGAATGATGTGATTCTGTTCTGTAAACCTACAGATGCTCAGCTAAATGCTTTTTCCGATATATTTTCGGTTTCCCATTTCGATATCAATAATCTGAGTTTTACATCATCATTGGGTTTGATAACTTTGTTTAAGAAAATCTGTAACACACCAATGTTAATAAAGTCAGATTCATATTATCAATCTAACTTGAGAAATTCATCGACAACATTGGTGTATGAAAATAAACTAGATTCGGgaaaattaaaagttt of Tetrapisispora phaffii CBS 4417 chromosome 13, complete genome contains these proteins:
- the RPC11 gene encoding DNA-directed RNA polymerase III core subunit RPC11 (similar to Saccharomyces cerevisiae RPC11 (YDR045C); ancestral locus Anc_3.283) encodes the protein MLSFCPLCNNMLLISNADSSVHKLTCHSCPYEFPIENIEVYDRKKLERKEIDDVLGGGWDNVDQTKVQCPNYDKCGGESAYFFQLQIRSADEPMTTFYKCVNCGKRWKEN
- the TPHA0M01200 gene encoding amino acid permease (similar to Saccharomyces cerevisiae BAP2 (YBR068C) and BAP3 (YDR046C); ancestral locus Anc_3.284), which codes for MSDFVGKHEKSPDFSVINNSSLDYANNLASTNDDDISIASSQNRSLSHRKNTSYYRNFIDSFKRAEHGNLNEKSADLEDGTASIQSKSYMKKSLKARHVIMMSLGTGIGTGLLVANAKSLAYGGPASLIIGYVIVSFIVYFMIQAAGEMAVTYPTLPGNFNTYQSIFISKSWGFATVWLFCIQWITVLPLELITSSLTIQYWTDLNGDIFVVIFYVFLLLIHFIGVKAYGETEFIFNLCKILMISGFIIFSIVVNCGGAGNDGYIGGKYWHTPGSFAEGGPTSRFKGICYVLVAGYFSYGGTELYVLSVNEQAEPRKATPAAAKKSIYRILVIYLLTMILIGFNVPHNSDQLMGAGGSSTHASPYVLAASIHGVKVVPHIINAVILISVVSVANSSLYASPRLLASLAEQGYAPKALTYIDREGRPLVALLLCAVFGCIAFVASSDKEEQVFTWLAAIAGLSEVFTWTGIMFSHVRFRLAMKVQNKDIDEVGYKATAGIYGSWFGSIFGVLVLIAQFWVALSPPGSGGAVSAESFFENYLAMPIWVFFYIVYSVYNKEWTILTDLSKIDLDAHRRIYDPDLIRQEDAENKEKLKNSPFWVRVYNFWC
- the TPI1 gene encoding triose-phosphate isomerase TPI1 (similar to Saccharomyces cerevisiae TPI1 (YDR050C); ancestral locus Anc_3.288), coding for MARNFFVGGNFKLNGSKQSIKEIVERLNNASMPENVEVVICPPAAYLDYTSSLVTKKQVSVGGQNTYFKAAGAFTGENSVEQLKDLNVKWVILGHSERRSYFHEDDKIVAEKTKFALDNGVSVILCIGETLEEKKAGITLKVVERQLDAVIAEVKDWTNVVIAYEPVWAIGSGLAATPEDAQDIHHSIRKYLASKLGDKVADETRILYGGSANGSNAVTFKDKADVDGFLVGGASLKPEFVDIINSRN
- the TPHA0M01220 gene encoding uncharacterized protein (similar to Saccharomyces cerevisiae YBR071W; ancestral locus Anc_3.290), whose protein sequence is MLRFSKKSHSNLKDNKKRHSSFFDLNSFDTNNVENGNKNSKNESKKGSKNEKAVFVNNLQQYSKQDSSVQQKNMQHERETANSILREPKEKSNSKTKRQSTILDENIVKDYHLAIKHFNMEDEKRTSLEYKISNEKHSKSGSVDSNFSSATMDSNMSSLFSSSATVSLRDFLYEEFETNKFLSKTHQTYNNDNCNSVTGKKAFLEIPDDRHKSAKWRKITDKEKNKIHSESNIDHFDYHRRTELEF
- the RDH54 gene encoding DNA-dependent ATPase RDH54 (similar to Saccharomyces cerevisiae RDH54 (YBR073W); ancestral locus Anc_3.292); translation: MNNPKFQNKPFKPPRRINTLNHDTTKINVTSDSEINKNGIFKRKSANDTIDTTFQEKKIKVHKIDDRFPLSRDISSIFATVYRKKTLKKNKVWTNDGFCILKNDNRLNFYDDAGNFISGLDLKLTTDSLFDELFKIGSLELQIDYKIEDPEETKKTVSIIFGRKADNTINSSSLIKNNSTVESHNDGNSNYVNTNQSKNLLNATTSTTTSDINRKLIASKEIIKSFQTKINNTSKSHLVPLSQLFAKKTTASFRQILIRSESHTPLTTPSSNISSDNQKIFLPVFDLNKISDPIVMNRSKDALVDVIVDPILGKLLRPHQREGVKFMYDCMMGLQRPSTTIVKNTDDDGDSTSKSLTLEYDSDIKGCLLADEMGLGKTLMTITLIWTLLKQTAFPTNVAVSQSGVPLHGAYKKFIIVCPVTLIGNWKREFGKWLGLSAIGILTLSPKNNSEKDKMDVRNFLKVQRIYQVLIIGYEKILSVSDDLFENKDKIDMIICDEGHRLKNGSSKILNALKRLDVENKVLLSGTPIQNDLNEFFTIIDFINPGILGSFNHFKKKFITPITRARDVNNRYNEDILSIGSEKSKEMIQITKRFVLRRTNSLLTKYLPPKNDVILFCKPTDAQLNAFSDIFSVSHFDINNLSFTSSLGLITLFKKICNTPMLIKSDSYYQSNLRNSSTTLVYENKLDSGKLKVFMSLLDHIRNATDEKVVIVSNYTQTLDILENLMRSQNITTCRLDGSTPNKQRDSIVTNFNRNANIFGFLLSSKSGGAGLNLIGASRLILFDNDWNPSIDLQAMSRIHRDGQKKTCHIYRLITTGCIDEKIFQRQLMKHSLSQQFLNDQDDNSGSHKNDDLFNKEDLKDLFTIVSDSKCNTHDLICDCDGSTNEDYSISTDDEFEDSKETSISSLTSNGWTSALNAQKLLEEREKSEKLEKTKIIKKCLAGYRHIDLTIQNSIEDSILEESLPKNLDCVTFAFFKPGKAKSL